The genomic interval CAACactaaaaaatcatataaaacaaCTATAtgtgaaacaaataaattgagaatgcaaaaaatgaaacagtctaaatcttatatacattttaatgcaaaattaaaggtatttaaaatatttatagatgaaatgaattaatgttaaataaattaattctatattaaaatttataataacgataatgaaattttatttaaatttaatatttaaaaacaggTACTTGGCAGTGGAGCACTTGGAACcccagaaaatatattttttataactgatcgtgctaattatatatttaattgtggaGAAGGTACTCAACGTTTAAGTCAAGAACATCATTGTAAATTATccaaagtttataatatatttttgacacatgtttcttggaaaaatgttGGAGGTATTCCAGGTTTACTTTTAACAGCACAATCAAATGgtctaaaagaaataaatattcattgtcCAGAAGGATTTGATAGTTTTATAGAAACAATTCaatcatttatatctttaccacatctaaaaatttcttatcctGTGATCGatgaatctaaaatatataatgatgatataatGAATGTTTCATATATTCCTATAACAAAATCTTTCAACAATACTGAAAAaagttctttaaatttaagtaataaagAACAATGTCACACAAATATAAAtggtaaaagaattattaatgaaaaaacagaagaggaagaaataaaaacagaaaaaaaagtaaaaaggatTCCAcgtttattatgttttatttgtgAAGTTCATTCAAAACCTGGAAAATTGTTAGTAGATAAATGTATAGATTTAGGTTTACGACCTGGGCcacatttagatttattaaaacgagGAATGAATTTTACTAAAGAAGAtggaacaattatttatagtagAGATGTAGTAGAATCATCTCAACCTAAAACTACTTTTATAggtaattctaaaaatatttaaatctatgataaacaatttaaataatattaacaaatattaaacaacgacaaatataaaatatatatataataatattaacaaatataaaatataaaaataataacaaatattaaattattttgtaattattttttttaattgttttactttatttttattaatttatttattaatttataatattaaaaaataattaaaaatattttgtttaaaaaatgaagataactttgaataattataatttaaaaaatatcaaattatcttttctattattaaatttctattattaagttcaattaattaaaaatttgttaaaaatttttttcagttttagaATGTCCAACAGAAGAATATTTGGATTCCATTATAAATCATcctacttttttaaaatatcaaacagaatcaacaaaaaaggaaaatgaagttttttgcatatttcattttactcctgaaaaaattttcacaactCAACAATATCAAGATTGGATAAAAAAGTTTTCCTCAAAAACAGaacatgtaattttaaatgatgaaaatactTGTATGGGCAGTGAAGCTGTTTATAAGAatcaatctttattaaatatgttgcATCCtgaaatatttcctttattaaataaagattgttTTGAAAACGATAAAGAggtaaaatgtttcaaattaaataataataaagatatatttaataaaataatattcatttctttaatataaaaattaatatattaaaaaaattaaaaaaatgaataattagaaaattctatatttcagACTAAGAATAATAAGTTTCATCGTGCTAGAACagcacaaatattaaatatacgaccaaatttaagtaatttaattaataatcaaatttataaggaatcacaaaattatattgatgaagttttaaaaattcctaatCTTACAAATGTTT from Apis mellifera strain DH4 linkage group LG8, Amel_HAv3.1, whole genome shotgun sequence carries:
- the LOC726874 gene encoding ribonuclease Z, mitochondrial isoform X1, whose product is MLENIVHCFKCIIRNFHNTKKSYKTTICETNKLRMQKMKQSKSYIHFNAKLKVLGSGALGTPENIFFITDRANYIFNCGEGTQRLSQEHHCKLSKVYNIFLTHVSWKNVGGIPGLLLTAQSNGLKEINIHCPEGFDSFIETIQSFISLPHLKISYPVIDESKIYNDDIMNVSYIPITKSFNNTEKSSLNLSNKEQCHTNINGKRIINEKTEEEEIKTEKKVKRIPRLLCFICEVHSKPGKLLVDKCIDLGLRPGPHLDLLKRGMNFTKEDGTIIYSRDVVESSQPKTTFIVLECPTEEYLDSIINHPTFLKYQTESTKKENEVFCIFHFTPEKIFTTQQYQDWIKKFSSKTEHVILNDENTCMGSEAVYKNQSLLNMLHPEIFPLLNKDCFENDKETKNNKFHRARTAQILNIRPNLSNLINNQIYKESQNYIDEVLKIPNLTNVLEELKVIINEKSSEFNLNNISDYPRIIMLGTGCSVPNKIRNTSSILLRINKDSSILLDCGEGTLGQIIRYYGVSEGLNILRSIKAIYVSHIHADHHLGLIGLLLQRKKITNQKLYLLSPRNMMPWLNFYNDRFESIVHQYILMDNNNLYLNYHKSTTLELDLYNKLDIKEINTIHVPHCKFSFGIAIILKNDKKIVYSGDTLFCQNLITLGQNCDLLIHEATMEDGLEKLAESKLHSTTSQAINVGKFMNAKFILLTHFSQRYSKIPSIPDKETNVGLAYDFMEFKLPQLPLLPFFYPCIKVMFNEYNKVMTN
- the LOC726874 gene encoding ribonuclease Z, mitochondrial isoform X2; translated protein: MQKMKQSKSYIHFNAKLKVLGSGALGTPENIFFITDRANYIFNCGEGTQRLSQEHHCKLSKVYNIFLTHVSWKNVGGIPGLLLTAQSNGLKEINIHCPEGFDSFIETIQSFISLPHLKISYPVIDESKIYNDDIMNVSYIPITKSFNNTEKSSLNLSNKEQCHTNINGKRIINEKTEEEEIKTEKKVKRIPRLLCFICEVHSKPGKLLVDKCIDLGLRPGPHLDLLKRGMNFTKEDGTIIYSRDVVESSQPKTTFIVLECPTEEYLDSIINHPTFLKYQTESTKKENEVFCIFHFTPEKIFTTQQYQDWIKKFSSKTEHVILNDENTCMGSEAVYKNQSLLNMLHPEIFPLLNKDCFENDKETKNNKFHRARTAQILNIRPNLSNLINNQIYKESQNYIDEVLKIPNLTNVLEELKVIINEKSSEFNLNNISDYPRIIMLGTGCSVPNKIRNTSSILLRINKDSSILLDCGEGTLGQIIRYYGVSEGLNILRSIKAIYVSHIHADHHLGLIGLLLQRKKITNQKLYLLSPRNMMPWLNFYNDRFESIVHQYILMDNNNLYLNYHKSTTLELDLYNKLDIKEINTIHVPHCKFSFGIAIILKNDKKIVYSGDTLFCQNLITLGQNCDLLIHEATMEDGLEKLAESKLHSTTSQAINVGKFMNAKFILLTHFSQRYSKIPSIPDKETNVGLAYDFMEFKLPQLPLLPFFYPCIKVMFNEYNKVMTN